The following is a genomic window from Hymenobacter monticola.
AGACGCCCGGCCACCGTCTGGCCCTGGCCGCCCAGAAAGTGGCCTACGGCGAAAGCAAGGTGGTTTCTTCGGGCCCCCTCTACCAGTCCATGCAAACCAACGGCAACAAGGTGACGCTGAGCTTCAGCAGCACCGGTAGCGGCCTGGTGGCGAAGGGCGGGGGCGAGCTGAAAGGTTTCGCCATTGCCGGCCCGGACAAGAAATTCGTGTGGGCTCAGGCCAAAATTGAAGGCAGCAAGGTAGTGGTGTGGAGCGACCAGGTGCCCAACCCCGCCGCGGTGCGCTACGCCTGGGCCGACAACCCCGAAGGCGTAAACCTGTACAACAAAGAGGGCCTGCCAGCTTCCACCTTCACTACTGAGCCGGAGGTGCCGGGCGCCACCAGCCGGCTCTAGCGCTGGTTTGAGCCCCGCAACAAGTATTACTTAATTATCCCCATGAAATACCTCCTCGGCTACGACATCGGTAGCTCTTCTATCAAAGTTTCATTGCTCGACATTGCCACCGGGCAAGCCGTGGCGGCCGTCACCTCGCCCAAACAGGAGATGGAAATCAGCGTGCCCCAGGCCGACTGGGCCGAGCAGCGCCCCGAGCGCTGGTGGCAGGAATGCGTGAACGCCACCACCGAGCTCAAAGCGAAATATGGCTTCGATACCTCGCTGGTGGCCGGCATCGGCATCACCTACCAGATGCACGGCCTCGTGCTGGTGGACCAGGCCGGCAAGGTGCTGCGCCCGGCCATCATCTGGTGTGACAGCCGCGCCGTGGACCTCGGCAACCAGGCTTTCGCCGAAATGGGCGAGGAGTATTGCTTGGAAAACTTTCTGAACTCGCCCGGCAACTTCACCGCCTCCAAGCTGAAATGGGTGCGCGAAAACGAGCCGGAGGTGTACGCCCAAATCCATAAGATTCAGCTGCCCGGCGACTACATCGCCTTCAAGATGAGCGGCCAGCTGCAAACCACCGTATCGGGCTTGTCGGAGGGTGTGTTCTGGAATTTCAAGCAGCAAGCCATTGCGCAGGAGCTGCTCGACTACTACGGCATCAGCGCCGACCTGCTGCCTGAGGTGGTGGACACCTTCTCGGTGCAGGGCCAGCTGAGCGCCGGGGCCGCGCAGGAGCTGGGCCTCACGGCCGGCACAGGTATTTGCTACCGGGCCGGCGACCAGCCCAACAACGCCTTCTCCCTCAACGTGCTGAACCCCGGCGAAATCGCGGCCACGGCTGGTACCTCGGGCGTGGTGTACGGCATCACCGATGCCCCGGCCTCCGACCCGGCCTCGCGCGTGAATGCCTTCGTGCACGTCAACCACACGGCCGAGCAGCCCCGCAACGGCGTGCTGATGTGCATGAACGGCACGGGCATCCTGAACAGCTGGCTGCGCAAAATGGTGGGCGAGCTGCCCTACGACGAGATGAACCGCCGCGCCGCCCAGGCGCCGGTAGGAGCGGAGGGCCTGGTGTTCCTGCCCTTCGGCAACGGCGCCGAGCGCATCCTCGAAAACCGCCCCACCGACGCCGAGCTGCGCGGCCTCAACTTCAACGTGCACAGCCAAAACCACCTGCTGCGCGCCGCCCAGGAGGGCATCGTGTTCGCCCTGATTTACGGCATGAACATCATGCGCCAGATGGGGGTGCAGGTGCGCACCGTGCGCGCTGGCAACGCCAACATGTTCCTGAGCCCGGTGTTCCGCGAGGCCTTCGTGAACGCCGGCGACGTGACGCTGGAGCTCTATAACACCGACGCGGCCCAGGGCGCGGCGCGCGGCGCGGGCATCGGCGCCGGCGTGTACGCCAGCGCGGCCGAAGCTTTTGGCGGCCTCGAACGCATCCTCACCGTGGAGCCCACCGACGGGCTTCGCGACCAGTACCAGGCGGCGTACGGCCGCTGGCAAGACGCTTTATCCACTATCATTCCCCAACCAATTTCTTCCCTAGCTCATGTCTAGCATCACCCTCTCGAAAACGGAATTTTTCACGGGCATCGACACCATCCGGTTCGAAGGCCGCGAGTCGGACAACCCGCTGTCCTTTAAGTGGTACGACGAAAACCGCGTGGTGGCCGGCAAGACCATGAAGGAGCACCTGCGCTTCGCCACGGCCTACTGGCACACCTTCACCGGCACGGGCGGCGACCCGTTCGGCCCTGGCACCAAGAACTTTGCCTGGGACTCGCACCACGAAATCATCGGCCGCGCCAAGGACAAGGCTGATGCCGCGTTTGAGTTCTTCACCAAGCTCGGCACGCCCTACTACTGCTTCCACGACATCGACCTGGTGGACGAAGGCAACTCGCTGGCCGAGTACGAGCGCAACCTCGCCACCATCGTGGACTACGTGAAGCAGCACCAGCAGGAAAGCGGCGTGAAGCTGCTGTGGGGTACGGCCAACGTGTTTTCGAACCCGCGTTACATGAACGGCGCCAGCACCAACCCCGACTTCCAGGTGGTGGCCCACGCCGGCACGCAAGTGAAAAACGCCATTGACGCGACCATCGCGCTGGGCGGCGAGAACTACGTGTTCTGGGGCGGCCGCGAGGGCTACATGACCCTGCTGAACACCGACATGAAGCGCGAACAGGCCCACATGGCCCGCTTCCTCACCATGGCCCGCGACTACGCCCGCCAGCAGGGCTTCACCGGCAAGTTTTTCATCGAGCCCAAGCCGGCCGAGCCCACCAAGCACCAGTACGACTTTGATGCCGCCACCGTCATCGGCTTCCTGCGCGAGCACGGCCTGCAGGACGACTTCCAGCTGAACCTGGAGGTGAACCACGCCACGCTGGCCGGCCACACCTTCCAGCACGAGCTGCAGGTGGCCGCCGACGCCGGGATGCTCGGCAGCATGGACGCCAACCGCGGCGACTACCAGAACGGCTGGGACACCGACCAGTTTCCGAACAACCTCAACGAGCTGACCGAGAGCATGCTCATTATTCTGGAAGCCGGTGGCATCACCCAGGGCGGCATCAACTTCGACGCCAAAACCCGCCGCAACTCAACCGACCTCGAAGATATCTTCATCGCCCACATCGCGGGCATGGATGCCTTCGCCCGCTCGCTCGTCATCGCCAACGACATCTTGGAGAAGTCGCCCTACCGCAAGTTCCGGAAGGACCGTTACGCCTCGTTCGATTCGGGCGAAGGCAAAGCTTTCGCCGCCGGCCAACTGACGCTGGAAGACCTGCGCACCATTGCCCACAAACTGGGCGAGCCCACGCCCCGCAGCGGCAAGCAGGAGTGGCTGGAAGCCATTATCAACCAGTACATCTAGTCGATTGACCCCCTCTCCCGCGGAGAGGGGGCACCGGTCATGCCTCATGCGAAAATCGTTCGGCTCCCCCTCTCCGCGGGAGAGGGGGCCGGGGGGTGAGGCGCCCATTAGAACAAAAAACGGAACCGGCCAGCCGCTGAAATGGTGGGAACAGTGAGGCGGCTGGCCGGGGAAGTTTTTGGTTTTGAGTAAGCGGAGGCTTGCAGCCTGCTGCAACAGGCACGCAAGTTTAAGAGGCGTTTTGGTAAGCATGTCGGCCTGAGGTGAGCGGGCCGCCAGTGCGAAATGGATAAGTTATCCGGCTGCCGAAACGCCTCTCCGTTTGCTTGGGTGGCTTTTCATAGGTCGCCTTTGGGTTCTCACGTTGAAATTTTGGTGGGGTTCATTCCCACAAATTCTTGCGGGCTCGATAGAGTTGCTATCAGCCCGCATCGGGCGCAGTGCGCCCGTCGCACAAACACATTTAATGGCCGCTGGCATGGCCCGATGCTTCTTTTTCGGAGCAAAGGACCGTGGGCTGCAGCGGAAAAATATGCCGCTACCTGGCGCCAATGCTGGCGTTGGAAACTACGCAAGTCGGTAGTTGGGCTGGCAATCAATTTAGAAAAAGCGGGGCAGCGCCGGACGCTCGACCCTTTTGCGATACATCCTACTATGAAAGCTCATAAGTTTTTTATTTACAGCGCGCTGGCGGGCATTGGCCTTGGCTTTGTGCAAAAGTCAGAAGTGCCCTTGAAGGACGCCTTCAAGAAAGACTTCTACGTGGGGGCCGCCCTCAGCTACCGCGTGACGAGCGGGCGAGATACCAAGACTGCGGCCCTGGTCAAGGAGCAGTTCAACACCATCAGCCCCGAAAACCTGCTGAAGTGGGAAGCCGTGCACCCGCAGCCCGACCAGTACAACTTCAAGCCCGCCGACGACTACGTGGCCTTCGGGCAGGCAAACAAGATGTTCACCATCGGCCACACGCTGATGTGGCACCAGCAAACCCCGAAATGGGTGTTTGAGGACGGCGCCGGCAAGCCCGCCAGCCGCGAGCTGCTGCTCAAGCGCCTGGAAGAGCACATCAATACCGTGGTGGGCCGCTACAAGGGCAAAATTGCCGGCTGGGACGTGGTGAATGAAGCCATCGACGACCAGCAGGGCGACCTGCGCAAAACCAAATGGCTGGAAATTCTCGGCGAGGACTTCGCCGCCAAAGCCTTTGAGTACGCCCACAAAGCCGACCCGAAAGCCGAACTCTACTACAACGACTACAGCCTATACCGCCCCGAAAAGCGGGAGGGCGTCATCAAGTTGGTGAAGAGCCTGCAGGCCAAGGGCATCAAGGTAACCGCCATCGGGATGCAGGGCCACTACGGCCTCACCAAGCCCAGCCTGGAGCAGGTGGAGGCCAGCATCGTGGCTTTCTCGAAGCTGGGCGTGCACGTCAACTTCACGGAGCTCGACATCGACGTGCTGCCGAACCCGAGCCGCCGCCAGGGCGCCGACATCGCCGAGACCTTCGGGGCCGACCCTAAATACAACGTGTACACCACCGGCCTGCCCGATTCGGTGCAGCAAAAGCTGACCAAGCGCTACGCCGACCTGTTTGCCCTGTTCCACAAGCACCGCGACGTCATCGACCGCATTACCCTCTGGGGCGTGACCGACGCGGATTCCTGGCTGAACGACTGGCCTATCCGGGGCCGCACGAGCTACCCCTTGCTGTTTGACCGCAATTTCCAGCCGAAACCGGCGCTGCAGGCTGTGTTGCAAGCCGCAAAATAGGGGGAGAAGTAGCGTGGACTCTGCGAGTCCGCGCCTAGTCGAACGTCCCGGCCTGCGCGGACTCGCAGAGTCCACGCTACATCATTACGGCATTCTCTATGAAAACCACATCCTTCCGCCTGTTCCTTCTGCCTATAGTAGTACTGTTCGCCACCGTTAGTGCGCAGGCCCAAACTATAGGTAAGGCCACCGCACCGGCCATCAAAAGCAAGGGCGATTTCACGCTGGCCGCGGCTGGCAAAACGGCGCCCATCTATGCCAGTGCGGCCGAGTGGCCGGGCGTGCTCCGGGCTGCCAAAGACCTGCAGGCCGACGTGCAGCGCGTAACCAAAACGGAGCCACGCTTCAGCACCGAAAAGCCGGCCGGGGCGGAAGTCGTCCTCATTGGCACCATCGGCAAAAGCCCGCTGATTGACGGGCTGGTGAAGGCCGGCAAGCTCAGCACGGCCGGCGTGGCGGGCAAGTGGGAAACCTTTGTGCGGCAGGTGGTGATGGACCCGCTGCCCGGCGTGAAGCAAGCGCTGGTGATTGCCGGCAGCGACAAGCGCGGCACGATTTACGGCATCTACGACCTTTCGCAGCAGATTGGAGTGTCGCCCTGGTACTGGTGGGCCGACGTGCCGGTGAAGCCGCAAACGACGCTGCGCATCCCGGCCGCGCGGCACACGCTGGGCGAGCCAGCGGTGAAGTACCGCGGCATCTTTCTGAACGATGAGGCGCCCGCGCTCACGGGCTGGTCCAAGGAGAAATTCGGCGGCATCAACTCCAAGATGTACGTGCACGTGTTTGAGCTGATTCTGCGGCTGAAGGGCAACTACCTGTGGCCCGCCATGTGGGGCAACGCCTTCAACGACGACGACAAGCTGAGCCCGGTGCTGGCCGACGAGTACGGCATCGTGATGGGCACCTCGCACCACGAGCCCATGCAGCGCGCCCAGCAGGAGTGGAAGCGCTACGGCCACGGCCCCTGGAACTACCAAACCAACGACACCACCCTGCGCCGCTTCTGGCGGCAGGGCATCCGCAACATGGGCACCAAGGAGAGCATCGTGACCATGGCCATGCGCGGCGACGGCGACGAGCCCATGAGCGAAGACAGCAATATTGCCCTGCTCGAAAAAATTGTGGCCGACCAGCGGAAAATTCTGGCCGAAGAAACCCACAAGCCCGCCAACCAAACCCCCCAGCTCTGGGCCCTCTACAAGGAGGTGCAGGACTACTACGACAAGGGCATGCGCGTGCCCGACGATATGACCCTGCTGCTCTGCGACGACAACTGGGGCAACCTGCGCAAGCTGCCCAAGCCCGGGGACGCGCCCCGCAAGGGCGGCTACGGCATCTACTACCACTTCGACTACGTGGGCGGCCCGCGCAGCTACCGCTGGCTGAATACCAACCCATTGCCGCGCGTGCGGGAGCAAATGCATCTGGCCTACGAACACGGCGTGAAGCAGATTTGGATTGTGAACGTGGGCGACCTCAAGCCCATGGAACTGCCCATTTCGTTCTTCCTCGACTACGCCTGGAACCCCGATAAAATCAAGGCCGACCAGGTGGCGGCTTACACGCAGCGCTGGGCCAGCCAGCAGTTCGGTCCGAAGTACGCGGCCGACATTGCCGACATCCTGGCCAAGTATGCCAAGTACAACGGCCGCCGCAAGCCTGAGCTAATTGATGCCAACACCTACAGCCTGGCTACCGGTGAGTGGGCCAAAGTAGTAGCCGACTACAACCAGCTGCTGACCCGCGCCGAGGCCATCAACCAGCAGCTGCCCGCCGCCGACCGCGACGCCTTCTACGAGTTGGTGCTGCACCCGGTGCAGGCCTGCGCCAACCTTAATGAAATGTACTACACTGTGGCGCTGAACCGCGAGGCCGCCAAAACAAACCAGCCGAACACCAACGCGCTGGCGGAGAAAGCGAAGGCGCTGTTTGCTAAAGATGCCGAAATCAAAAACCGCTACCACGCCGTGGCCAGTGGTAAATGGAACCACATGATGGACCAGATGCACATCGGCTACACCTCCTGGCACGATGAAAAGGCCGACATCATGCCGCAGGTGGTGACGCTGCCCGCCGGCGCCACGCCCACGCCTGCTGCCACTCCGGCGGAGCCCGCTACCGGCGCTTACGTGTCGCTGGAGGCGGAGCAGTACACCAAGGCCGTGAACGCCGGCCCCGTGAGCTGGCAGCGCCTGCCCGACCTGGGCCGCACGCTGGGAGCCGTGAGCACCTACCCCACCACGGTGGCGCCCACCGAGGCTCCGGGCGGCAACAGCCCGCACCTGGAGTACCGCATCAACCTAACCCAGGCCGGCCCCGTGACGGTGAGCGCCTATCTGGCCCCGACCCTCGACTTCACCAACACCACCGGCCTGCGCTACGCCGTGTCGCTCGATGATGAGGCGCCGCAAATCATTAATCTGCATACGGGCATCAAGCCCGGCGAAAGCAACCTGCCCTGGGAGCGCATTGTGGCCAAAAGTATTAATCTGAAAACCTCGCAGCACAACGTGGCCGCGGCCGGTTGGCACACCCTCAAGTTCTGGCGTGTGGACCCCGGCGTGGTGCTCGAAAAGCTGGTGGTGAGTGCAGGCGAGCTGCCCGCCACCTACCTGGGCCCGCCGGCCAATGCCACAAGCGCTGCCGCTGAGCCTAAAAACGGGAAAGGCAGCCTGGGCCAGCGCTAGGTTTTGGGTAAGCATTTCATGCAAAAGATGTTGACGAACAAAGGGAAATTCCTGCTTTTGACGGTATCAATGCTGCCTGCATTGGCTTCAGGGCAGGCAGTGAAGCTGCAAAGCTTCCCCGTGGCGGATGTGCGCCTGCTGGACAGCCCGTTCCAGCAGGCTCAGCAGACAGATATGGCCTACCTGCTGGCACTCAACCCCGACCGGCTGCTGGCGCCCTACCTGGCCTCGGCGGGCCTGCCGCCCAAGGCCGAGTGCTACGGCAACTGGGAAAACACGGGCCTCGATGGGCACATGGGCGGCCACTACCTCTCGGCGCTGGCCTACATGTACGCCGCCACCGGCGACGCGCAGGTGCAGCAGCACCTCAACTACTTCGTTGACCAGCTGGACGCCTGCCAGCTGAAAAGCGGCAACGGCTACCTGGGCGGTGTGCCCGGCGGCCCGGCCATGTGGGCAGAGGTGAAGGCCGGTAACATCAAAGCCAACAGCTTCGGGCTGAACCAGAAATGGGTGCCGCTCTACAACCTGCACAAAACCTACGCCGGCCTGCGCGACGCCTACGC
Proteins encoded in this region:
- a CDS encoding xylulokinase is translated as MKYLLGYDIGSSSIKVSLLDIATGQAVAAVTSPKQEMEISVPQADWAEQRPERWWQECVNATTELKAKYGFDTSLVAGIGITYQMHGLVLVDQAGKVLRPAIIWCDSRAVDLGNQAFAEMGEEYCLENFLNSPGNFTASKLKWVRENEPEVYAQIHKIQLPGDYIAFKMSGQLQTTVSGLSEGVFWNFKQQAIAQELLDYYGISADLLPEVVDTFSVQGQLSAGAAQELGLTAGTGICYRAGDQPNNAFSLNVLNPGEIAATAGTSGVVYGITDAPASDPASRVNAFVHVNHTAEQPRNGVLMCMNGTGILNSWLRKMVGELPYDEMNRRAAQAPVGAEGLVFLPFGNGAERILENRPTDAELRGLNFNVHSQNHLLRAAQEGIVFALIYGMNIMRQMGVQVRTVRAGNANMFLSPVFREAFVNAGDVTLELYNTDAAQGAARGAGIGAGVYASAAEAFGGLERILTVEPTDGLRDQYQAAYGRWQDALSTIIPQPISSLAHV
- the xylA gene encoding xylose isomerase, giving the protein MSSITLSKTEFFTGIDTIRFEGRESDNPLSFKWYDENRVVAGKTMKEHLRFATAYWHTFTGTGGDPFGPGTKNFAWDSHHEIIGRAKDKADAAFEFFTKLGTPYYCFHDIDLVDEGNSLAEYERNLATIVDYVKQHQQESGVKLLWGTANVFSNPRYMNGASTNPDFQVVAHAGTQVKNAIDATIALGGENYVFWGGREGYMTLLNTDMKREQAHMARFLTMARDYARQQGFTGKFFIEPKPAEPTKHQYDFDAATVIGFLREHGLQDDFQLNLEVNHATLAGHTFQHELQVAADAGMLGSMDANRGDYQNGWDTDQFPNNLNELTESMLIILEAGGITQGGINFDAKTRRNSTDLEDIFIAHIAGMDAFARSLVIANDILEKSPYRKFRKDRYASFDSGEGKAFAAGQLTLEDLRTIAHKLGEPTPRSGKQEWLEAIINQYI
- a CDS encoding endo-1,4-beta-xylanase — encoded protein: MKAHKFFIYSALAGIGLGFVQKSEVPLKDAFKKDFYVGAALSYRVTSGRDTKTAALVKEQFNTISPENLLKWEAVHPQPDQYNFKPADDYVAFGQANKMFTIGHTLMWHQQTPKWVFEDGAGKPASRELLLKRLEEHINTVVGRYKGKIAGWDVVNEAIDDQQGDLRKTKWLEILGEDFAAKAFEYAHKADPKAELYYNDYSLYRPEKREGVIKLVKSLQAKGIKVTAIGMQGHYGLTKPSLEQVEASIVAFSKLGVHVNFTELDIDVLPNPSRRQGADIAETFGADPKYNVYTTGLPDSVQQKLTKRYADLFALFHKHRDVIDRITLWGVTDADSWLNDWPIRGRTSYPLLFDRNFQPKPALQAVLQAAK
- a CDS encoding glycosyl hydrolase 115 family protein, with amino-acid sequence MKTTSFRLFLLPIVVLFATVSAQAQTIGKATAPAIKSKGDFTLAAAGKTAPIYASAAEWPGVLRAAKDLQADVQRVTKTEPRFSTEKPAGAEVVLIGTIGKSPLIDGLVKAGKLSTAGVAGKWETFVRQVVMDPLPGVKQALVIAGSDKRGTIYGIYDLSQQIGVSPWYWWADVPVKPQTTLRIPAARHTLGEPAVKYRGIFLNDEAPALTGWSKEKFGGINSKMYVHVFELILRLKGNYLWPAMWGNAFNDDDKLSPVLADEYGIVMGTSHHEPMQRAQQEWKRYGHGPWNYQTNDTTLRRFWRQGIRNMGTKESIVTMAMRGDGDEPMSEDSNIALLEKIVADQRKILAEETHKPANQTPQLWALYKEVQDYYDKGMRVPDDMTLLLCDDNWGNLRKLPKPGDAPRKGGYGIYYHFDYVGGPRSYRWLNTNPLPRVREQMHLAYEHGVKQIWIVNVGDLKPMELPISFFLDYAWNPDKIKADQVAAYTQRWASQQFGPKYAADIADILAKYAKYNGRRKPELIDANTYSLATGEWAKVVADYNQLLTRAEAINQQLPAADRDAFYELVLHPVQACANLNEMYYTVALNREAAKTNQPNTNALAEKAKALFAKDAEIKNRYHAVASGKWNHMMDQMHIGYTSWHDEKADIMPQVVTLPAGATPTPAATPAEPATGAYVSLEAEQYTKAVNAGPVSWQRLPDLGRTLGAVSTYPTTVAPTEAPGGNSPHLEYRINLTQAGPVTVSAYLAPTLDFTNTTGLRYAVSLDDEAPQIINLHTGIKPGESNLPWERIVAKSINLKTSQHNVAAAGWHTLKFWRVDPGVVLEKLVVSAGELPATYLGPPANATSAAAEPKNGKGSLGQR